A window from Candidatus Binataceae bacterium encodes these proteins:
- a CDS encoding amidase has product MAQLAYSSAISIAKKIKARKISSREALDYFLARVEKLDKPINSVVTIDADRARKEADEADAALARGEIRGPLHGVPMTIKDSFQTKGMRTTSGAPELSGLIPTEDAWPVARLREAGAVIYGKTNLPIYAGDLQSYNEVFGTTNNPHDVSRTPGGSSGGSAAALACGFTPLELGSDIGGSIRLPSHMSGIVGHKPSYGIVPAHGQIPGPPGTLTLADLAVAGPMARSIDDLKLGLDIMAGPNRWEHPAWKLKLPAPRRATLKEYRVAAWLDDPTCRVEPELRELLEKAAQALAGAGATVDYNARPAFTLEKVADTFAALLQAALAGGVSFEKIEEYAATEGDSAAARTRRLLAIRHRQWLSINERRLQMRRRWEEFFADWDAILLPVMPCPAIAHDHSEPQASRTAMVGGEQRPYWALTTWMAPAGACYLPATVIPVGVLQSGLPVGIQIAGPYLHDRTTLDLAKHLFALLGNRCPRPRGFSG; this is encoded by the coding sequence GTGGCTCAACTTGCTTATTCAAGTGCTATTTCGATCGCGAAGAAAATCAAGGCGCGCAAGATCTCCAGCCGCGAAGCGCTCGACTATTTCCTGGCTCGGGTCGAGAAGCTCGACAAGCCTATCAACTCAGTAGTCACTATCGATGCCGATCGCGCGCGCAAGGAGGCCGATGAGGCTGACGCCGCGCTGGCACGCGGTGAGATACGCGGGCCGCTACATGGCGTGCCGATGACGATCAAGGACTCGTTCCAGACCAAGGGTATGCGAACGACGTCGGGCGCGCCGGAGCTGTCCGGCCTAATCCCTACAGAAGATGCGTGGCCGGTTGCGCGTCTACGCGAAGCCGGCGCCGTCATCTACGGAAAGACCAACCTCCCTATCTACGCCGGCGACTTGCAGAGTTACAACGAGGTTTTCGGGACCACCAACAATCCCCACGATGTATCGCGCACCCCGGGTGGCTCATCGGGGGGATCGGCGGCGGCCCTCGCCTGCGGATTCACGCCGCTGGAACTCGGTAGCGATATCGGCGGGTCGATTCGACTGCCGTCGCACATGTCGGGGATCGTTGGCCATAAGCCAAGTTACGGGATCGTACCAGCGCACGGTCAGATTCCCGGGCCGCCGGGAACCCTGACGCTCGCCGACCTCGCAGTCGCCGGACCGATGGCGCGTAGCATCGACGACCTCAAGCTTGGACTCGATATTATGGCGGGGCCGAATCGCTGGGAGCATCCGGCGTGGAAGCTTAAGCTGCCAGCGCCGCGCCGGGCGACGCTTAAAGAGTATCGCGTAGCCGCATGGCTCGATGATCCCACCTGCCGCGTGGAGCCTGAGTTGCGGGAATTGCTCGAGAAAGCCGCGCAGGCGCTCGCGGGAGCCGGCGCGACCGTGGATTACAATGCGCGTCCGGCCTTCACCCTGGAGAAAGTCGCCGATACCTTTGCCGCGCTGCTGCAGGCCGCGCTGGCGGGGGGAGTATCGTTCGAGAAAATCGAGGAGTACGCAGCTACCGAGGGCGATTCGGCCGCAGCCCGGACGCGCCGACTGCTCGCGATTCGCCATCGCCAATGGCTCAGCATCAACGAGCGGCGGCTCCAGATGCGCAGGCGATGGGAAGAATTCTTTGCGGATTGGGATGCGATCCTGCTTCCGGTGATGCCATGCCCTGCGATTGCGCACGATCATTCGGAACCGCAGGCGAGCAGGACCGCGATGGTAGGCGGCGAGCAGCGTCCCTACTGGGCGCTGACCACGTGGATGGCGCCCGCAGGAGCTTGCTACCTACCTGCGACGGTGATTCCGGTAGGGGTATTGCAGAGTGGGCTGCCGGTCGGAATTCAGATCGCCGGACCGTATCTGCATGACCGCACCACGCTGGACTTGGCCAAGCATCTATTTGCGCTGTTGGGCAACCGCTGTCCGAGGCCGCGCGGCTTCTCAGGGTGA
- a CDS encoding LLM class F420-dependent oxidoreductase, which yields MKIGVLTFLTDKSGSPGAIAHAAENLGFESFYVAEHLAVPTDYTTRYPRSRDGKVPDFYGALIDPFVALSIAAHTTSRIKLGTAICLLPERNVIETAKVTASIDHYSKGRLILGVGAGWFREEAQLFGVDFARRWQHLREAVEALRVLWSGDDVSYTGEIVKFPSIKVGPKPVQKPAPPIWLGAHDPKYALKRVARYADGWCPGGLSVEKARECIPQIKALASEYGRDPEKIEFSVLLMGGDGPSADVMKQYAEAGVSRLVVAASAVAEDGVKVVQGLGPIVESAAKVG from the coding sequence ATGAAAATCGGCGTGCTGACGTTTCTGACCGACAAGTCCGGGAGTCCTGGAGCGATCGCACATGCGGCCGAGAACCTGGGCTTTGAATCATTCTATGTCGCGGAGCATCTCGCAGTGCCAACCGACTATACGACCCGCTACCCGCGCTCGCGCGATGGCAAGGTTCCCGATTTCTACGGCGCATTGATCGATCCGTTCGTCGCGCTCTCAATAGCTGCGCATACCACATCGCGCATCAAGCTCGGAACTGCAATCTGCCTGCTGCCCGAGCGCAACGTCATCGAGACCGCCAAGGTGACCGCATCGATCGATCACTATTCGAAGGGCCGGCTCATCTTGGGCGTTGGCGCCGGGTGGTTCCGAGAGGAGGCCCAACTGTTCGGAGTGGATTTCGCCCGTCGCTGGCAGCATTTGCGTGAAGCAGTGGAAGCGCTGCGCGTCCTCTGGAGTGGTGACGACGTAAGCTACACTGGTGAGATCGTCAAGTTTCCCTCGATCAAGGTAGGACCCAAACCCGTGCAGAAACCCGCGCCTCCGATCTGGCTCGGGGCGCACGACCCCAAGTACGCGCTCAAGCGCGTCGCCCGTTATGCGGATGGATGGTGCCCGGGCGGCCTCAGCGTTGAAAAGGCACGTGAATGCATTCCCCAGATCAAGGCGCTGGCCAGCGAATATGGCCGCGACCCCGAGAAGATCGAGTTTTCGGTTTTGCTGATGGGTGGCGATGGACCATCGGCGGACGTGATGAAGCAGTACGCCGAGGCGGGGGTGAGTCGACTGGTGGTCGCGGCGTCTGCGGTCGCGGAAGATGGAGTGAAAGTGGTGCAGGGACTCGGACCGATAGTGGAGAGCGCTGCGAAAGTCGGCTAG
- a CDS encoding aldo/keto reductase, whose amino-acid sequence MTLPASSRFQFTPDLSICRVMNGLWQVSGAHGNIDPARAIPEMFTYHESGFTTWDVADHYGPAEDFIGAFRQQFAGRFGADRLNEIQAFTKWVPRPGRMTRRVVEDAINLSLSRMGVKSLDLLQFHWWDYGDEAYLDALKHLADLQQEDKILHLALTNFDTEHLRIITDHGIKIVSNQVQYSLVDRRPENKMAAFSGEHGITLLPYGVLLGGLMSEQFVARPEPRRSDLNTASLQKYRNMIEAWGGWSLFQELLAAVKQVADRHRVSIANVAVRAILDRPAVAAVIVGTRLGVAEHIADTTRVFGFQLDSDDRAKLDAVSAKSRDLARLIGDCGDEYR is encoded by the coding sequence ATGACGCTACCCGCATCGAGCCGCTTTCAATTCACCCCCGACCTCTCGATCTGCCGTGTGATGAACGGTTTGTGGCAAGTCTCAGGCGCGCATGGAAACATCGACCCAGCGCGTGCCATTCCCGAGATGTTCACCTACCACGAGAGCGGGTTCACGACTTGGGATGTCGCCGATCACTATGGACCTGCCGAGGACTTCATTGGAGCATTCCGCCAGCAATTCGCCGGCCGCTTCGGTGCGGATCGGCTCAACGAGATTCAGGCGTTCACCAAATGGGTGCCGCGGCCCGGCAGGATGACGCGCCGCGTTGTCGAGGACGCGATTAACCTGTCGCTGTCGCGGATGGGCGTAAAGTCGCTCGATCTATTGCAATTTCACTGGTGGGACTACGGCGACGAGGCCTACCTCGATGCGCTCAAGCATCTCGCCGATCTCCAACAGGAAGACAAAATTCTGCACCTCGCCCTTACCAATTTCGACACCGAGCACCTGCGTATCATCACCGATCACGGCATCAAGATCGTCTCGAACCAGGTGCAGTACTCACTGGTGGATCGCAGACCGGAAAACAAAATGGCCGCGTTCTCCGGCGAGCACGGGATTACGCTTCTCCCCTATGGGGTCCTGCTCGGCGGTTTGATGTCGGAACAATTTGTGGCCCGGCCCGAGCCGCGCCGCAGCGACCTGAACACCGCATCACTTCAGAAGTATCGCAACATGATCGAAGCATGGGGCGGATGGTCTCTGTTTCAGGAGTTACTCGCCGCGGTGAAGCAGGTCGCCGACCGCCATCGGGTCAGCATTGCTAACGTTGCCGTGCGCGCGATTCTAGATCGTCCTGCAGTGGCCGCCGTGATTGTCGGGACACGCCTTGGGGTCGCCGAACATATAGCCGACACTACGCGCGTTTTCGGATTCCAGCTCGATTCCGACGACCGTGCAAAGCTCGACGCCGTCAGCGCAAAATCCCGCGACCTCGCAAGGTTGATCGGCGACTGCGGCGACGAATACCGGTAG
- a CDS encoding DUF445 family protein, whose translation MANQPQIPARPEASLGEFMLTHKGDLTLALSLAVYLASGAMLTFTRFHRSAEIAVSIAEAALIGGLCDYIALKMIFERRWYLPNSGVLPRNRQKLVDGIASTIENEWLTPLMIGQRLSELNLVNRLGTYLEEVKLSDLLGQAGLRRLIARVIDYLESDERRAQLETVLRKALPTTFSRIYAVMHRLGAQTLTARIAANLRSRLPELQNDPELVHTLENAIHEFGAQLHDPESYAYQLARRLIDEIVRRAVEASRGQISHMVRENLARLSDEQIRFQIESKTRTHLDWIRVNGGIFGAFFGLVFALARIVIDHGPQILERLHIGI comes from the coding sequence ATGGCGAATCAACCTCAAATCCCCGCCCGGCCGGAAGCGAGCCTGGGCGAGTTCATGCTCACGCACAAGGGCGACCTGACGCTCGCGCTCTCGTTGGCTGTCTATCTGGCCAGCGGCGCGATGCTGACCTTCACGCGCTTCCATCGCTCCGCGGAAATCGCTGTATCGATAGCGGAAGCGGCGCTTATCGGAGGACTCTGCGATTACATCGCGCTCAAGATGATCTTCGAGCGGCGCTGGTATCTGCCCAACTCCGGCGTGTTGCCGCGCAATCGGCAAAAGCTGGTCGATGGCATCGCCAGTACCATCGAAAACGAGTGGCTCACGCCCCTGATGATCGGCCAGCGGCTCAGCGAGCTGAACCTGGTGAATCGCCTCGGGACGTACCTGGAAGAAGTGAAACTCAGCGACCTCCTGGGACAGGCCGGCCTTCGACGTCTCATCGCGCGCGTGATCGACTACCTAGAGTCAGATGAGCGCCGCGCGCAGCTCGAGACCGTGCTGCGCAAGGCGTTGCCGACAACCTTCTCGCGGATCTATGCGGTGATGCATCGGCTGGGCGCCCAGACGCTCACCGCGAGGATCGCAGCCAATCTCCGCAGTCGCCTCCCGGAGCTGCAAAACGATCCCGAGCTGGTGCACACCCTGGAGAACGCGATCCATGAATTCGGTGCACAGCTTCACGACCCGGAGAGCTATGCCTATCAGCTTGCTCGCCGGCTGATCGACGAGATCGTGCGGCGCGCCGTGGAGGCGAGCCGCGGGCAGATTTCGCACATGGTGCGGGAAAATCTCGCGCGGCTGTCGGATGAGCAGATCCGGTTTCAGATAGAATCCAAGACCCGCACCCACCTGGATTGGATTCGCGTCAACGGCGGAATCTTCGGCGCATTCTTTGGGCTGGTCTTCGCGCTGGCGCGGATCGTCATCGATCATGGGCCGCAAATCTTGGAGCGCTTGCACATTGGAATATGA
- a CDS encoding SDR family oxidoreductase, whose product MGKLDGKVAVVTGAASGLGRASALRFAREGAAVVVADLNSQGGELIVAEIAAAGARGVYQRSDVTRESDVKALIERAVREYGRLDITYNNAGVIGAMGSIDSTTEADWDKTFAILTKAVFFGIKHSVEPMRRAGGGSIISTASIAGMSGSFRLHAYSAAKAAVINLTRTAALELGKERIRVNCICPGIISTPLVHSGIPGGKETVDPLIGKAQAIQRAGQAEDIANMALFLASDEASWVTGAAMVVDGGFTAGQPFSFTAGGADQLGQAGYSGPSFERG is encoded by the coding sequence ATGGGCAAACTTGACGGCAAAGTCGCGGTAGTTACCGGGGCGGCAAGCGGGCTGGGGCGTGCGAGTGCGCTGCGTTTCGCCAGAGAAGGCGCGGCAGTGGTGGTCGCCGATCTTAATTCACAGGGCGGAGAACTGATCGTCGCGGAAATTGCGGCTGCCGGGGCGCGCGGAGTTTACCAGCGATCCGACGTCACCCGCGAGTCCGACGTCAAGGCTCTCATCGAGCGCGCGGTGCGCGAATACGGTCGACTCGACATCACTTACAACAACGCCGGCGTGATCGGAGCGATGGGATCGATCGACAGCACCACCGAGGCCGATTGGGACAAAACCTTCGCAATCCTGACCAAGGCGGTTTTCTTCGGCATCAAGCATTCGGTCGAGCCGATGCGCAGGGCAGGAGGCGGATCGATCATTTCCACCGCCTCGATCGCGGGGATGAGCGGCAGCTTCCGACTTCATGCCTACAGCGCGGCGAAGGCGGCCGTCATCAATCTCACGCGAACGGCGGCACTCGAGCTGGGCAAGGAGCGGATCCGGGTGAACTGCATCTGCCCGGGAATCATCAGCACTCCGCTGGTTCACAGCGGAATACCCGGCGGCAAAGAAACCGTCGATCCGCTCATCGGTAAGGCGCAGGCGATTCAGCGCGCGGGCCAGGCCGAAGATATCGCGAACATGGCGTTGTTCCTGGCTAGCGATGAAGCTTCGTGGGTAACCGGCGCCGCGATGGTCGTGGATGGCGGGTTCACGGCGGGACAGCCGTTCTCCTTCACGGCGGGAGGCGCGGATCAACTGGGCCAGGCGGGCTACTCCGGCCCATCGTTCGAGCGCGGGTGA